Proteins found in one Fulvitalea axinellae genomic segment:
- the ppk1 gene encoding polyphosphate kinase 1 — translation MPEIAMIDRESEKVENQIQKSDLISRDLSWLGFNERVLDQAKNENRSLVDRLKFLAITASNFDEFFMVRVGSLYNYLDYGKSRTDYSGLDEYTFKKKLFHEVRRFVEGQNAVFSELSDLMFQDAGFRIERDLSRLEASERKELKNYFKETVFPMLTPMAFDSYHTFPVLLNKILIFGVVTEDQSGNENSNKLSLVQIPKNLSRFYELRREDCAVFVPIESVIREYIHKLFRNVPIMSVSLFRITRNGDFTLEESEDIETNFLEELKSKLKSRKTGRVVRVETEEGADVWMLDLLKGKLEIDDDNIFTVSDAGLIDFTSLWQIVKHPEYRHLANPLREPVKSLSLPDDQDRDILELLKTKDVLVHSPYHSYEIFLDLLERACEDPKVLSIKMTIYRLADNSRVTAALLRALENGKHVSVLFEVKARFDEENNLREAKRLQNAGCFVIYGMSHLKTHTKLLLIVRKDSAKRITRYVHMASGNFNEDTAKLYTDLALMSTNEVYARDVAEFFNVITGHSDPSYYENLITAPRDMRNQLLDLIGVEIENAKNGKKAGVVIKLNSLQDKDVIAKLYEASNAGVQIRLIVRGICCLRPGREGLSENIKVRSIVGDYLEHSRIYYFHNGGSPKVYCGSADVMVRSFDRRLESLFLVLDDKVRAEMMCVLDYNLKDNVNAYQMLEDGAFRKIQVEEGEEEFNLHEQMYNLTKKELKTIKLF, via the coding sequence ATGCCAGAGATAGCAATGATCGACAGAGAAAGCGAAAAGGTGGAGAACCAGATTCAGAAAAGTGACCTGATAAGTCGGGACTTGAGCTGGTTGGGGTTTAATGAAAGGGTGCTGGATCAGGCCAAGAACGAAAACAGGTCGCTTGTGGACAGGTTGAAGTTTTTGGCTATTACCGCCTCGAATTTTGACGAGTTTTTTATGGTTCGGGTCGGTAGTCTTTACAATTATCTCGACTACGGCAAATCGCGTACTGACTATTCCGGGTTGGATGAGTATACGTTCAAGAAGAAGTTGTTTCATGAAGTTAGGAGGTTCGTCGAAGGGCAGAATGCTGTTTTTTCGGAGCTTTCAGACTTGATGTTTCAGGATGCGGGTTTTAGAATTGAACGGGACCTGTCGAGACTGGAAGCTTCGGAACGAAAAGAGCTGAAAAATTACTTCAAGGAAACCGTCTTCCCGATGCTTACGCCGATGGCTTTCGATAGCTATCACACTTTTCCGGTTCTCTTGAATAAGATATTGATTTTTGGGGTTGTTACAGAGGACCAAAGCGGGAATGAGAACTCGAATAAATTGTCTCTGGTTCAGATTCCGAAAAACCTCTCACGTTTCTATGAACTCCGCAGAGAAGATTGTGCGGTTTTCGTGCCGATCGAGAGCGTGATTCGGGAATATATCCATAAGCTGTTCCGAAATGTCCCGATTATGTCGGTAAGCCTTTTCAGGATTACTCGAAACGGTGATTTTACGCTGGAAGAAAGTGAAGATATCGAGACTAACTTTTTGGAGGAGCTGAAAAGTAAACTGAAATCCAGAAAAACGGGCAGAGTAGTGCGTGTTGAGACTGAGGAGGGCGCCGACGTTTGGATGCTTGACTTGTTGAAAGGAAAGCTTGAGATTGACGACGATAATATTTTTACGGTTTCCGATGCTGGGCTGATCGATTTTACCAGCCTTTGGCAGATTGTCAAACACCCGGAGTACAGGCATTTGGCGAATCCTCTCAGAGAGCCTGTGAAGTCTTTATCGTTACCAGATGATCAGGATCGGGATATACTTGAGTTATTGAAGACCAAGGATGTTTTGGTTCATAGCCCTTATCATAGCTATGAGATTTTTCTGGATTTGTTGGAAAGAGCCTGCGAGGATCCGAAAGTTTTGTCAATCAAAATGACAATTTATCGTTTGGCTGACAATTCCAGAGTTACTGCGGCATTGCTTCGGGCGTTGGAGAACGGGAAACACGTTTCTGTGCTTTTTGAGGTGAAAGCCCGCTTTGACGAGGAAAACAACCTCAGGGAAGCGAAGCGCTTGCAGAATGCTGGCTGTTTCGTGATTTACGGAATGTCACACCTGAAGACACACACAAAGTTGTTGTTGATTGTTCGAAAGGATTCCGCCAAGCGAATAACCCGTTATGTCCATATGGCCAGCGGGAATTTTAACGAAGATACGGCGAAACTGTACACCGATTTGGCGCTGATGTCTACGAACGAGGTTTACGCTCGTGATGTTGCGGAGTTCTTTAACGTTATCACCGGTCATTCCGATCCCTCATATTACGAGAACCTGATTACGGCTCCTCGCGATATGCGAAACCAGCTTCTGGACTTGATTGGTGTTGAGATTGAAAATGCCAAAAATGGAAAGAAAGCTGGGGTGGTAATTAAATTGAATTCTCTTCAGGATAAAGACGTAATCGCTAAGCTTTATGAAGCATCAAATGCTGGTGTGCAAATTCGGTTGATCGTTAGGGGGATTTGTTGCCTGCGCCCGGGCAGGGAAGGCTTGAGTGAGAATATTAAGGTCCGGTCTATTGTCGGTGATTATCTTGAACATTCGCGGATTTATTACTTCCATAATGGAGGAAGTCCGAAAGTTTATTGCGGAAGCGCCGATGTTATGGTCAGGAGCTTTGACAGGCGTCTGGAATCGTTATTCTTGGTGCTGGACGATAAAGTAAGGGCTGAAATGATGTGTGTGTTGGATTATAACCTAAAAGACAACGTTAACGCTTATCAGATGCTTGAAGACGGTGCTTTTAGGAAAATCCAAGTAGAGGAGGGCGAAGAGGAATTTAACCTTCACGAACAGATGTATAATCTGACAAAAAAAGAACTGAAGACCATAAAGCTTTTCTGA
- a CDS encoding polyprenyl synthetase family protein, whose amino-acid sequence MGLKLSDIQAPIAGEMALFEEKFRSSVSSKVLLLDKIMGYIVKRKGKQMRPMFVFLSAGVAGGVVEATHRGAALIELLHTATLVHDDVVDEAEYRRGFFSINALWKNKVAVLVGDYLLSRGLLLAVENEEFDLLKIVSTAVREMSEGELLQIEKARKLDITEDVYYEVIRQKTASLIASCCAAGASSAGSGPEDVEKMRLFGEKVGMAFQIKDDLFDYGTQEVGKPLGIDIKEKKMTLPLIYALRQASWTERKKIVFQIKNFSEKPKVVKEVIDFVKNSGGMEYAQKKMEEYYDEALEILGSFPDSEYKESLANLVKYTILRNK is encoded by the coding sequence ATGGGATTGAAACTGAGTGATATACAGGCGCCGATAGCCGGGGAAATGGCTTTGTTTGAAGAAAAATTCCGGTCATCGGTTTCCAGTAAGGTGTTGTTGCTGGATAAGATAATGGGATATATCGTGAAGCGCAAAGGGAAGCAGATGCGACCCATGTTTGTGTTTCTCTCGGCTGGTGTGGCCGGTGGTGTCGTTGAAGCTACGCATCGTGGCGCCGCTTTGATAGAGCTCCTGCATACAGCGACGTTGGTGCATGATGATGTTGTGGATGAGGCGGAATATCGGCGGGGCTTTTTTTCGATTAATGCCCTTTGGAAGAATAAGGTGGCTGTATTGGTCGGTGATTACTTGCTTTCCAGAGGATTGCTCTTGGCGGTCGAAAATGAGGAATTCGATCTGCTTAAAATCGTTTCTACCGCTGTGCGGGAAATGAGTGAAGGGGAATTGTTGCAGATAGAGAAAGCCCGTAAACTTGATATTACCGAGGATGTATATTATGAGGTGATTCGCCAAAAAACGGCGTCGTTAATCGCTTCGTGCTGTGCCGCTGGGGCCTCGTCGGCCGGAAGTGGTCCGGAGGACGTGGAGAAGATGAGATTGTTCGGAGAGAAAGTGGGAATGGCCTTTCAAATAAAAGACGATCTTTTTGATTACGGTACACAGGAAGTTGGGAAACCTTTGGGTATTGATATCAAGGAAAAGAAGATGACTTTGCCGCTTATTTACGCCTTAAGGCAGGCAAGTTGGACCGAAAGGAAGAAGATTGTCTTCCAGATCAAGAACTTCAGCGAAAAACCAAAAGTGGTCAAAGAGGTGATCGATTTTGTGAAGAATTCGGGGGGGATGGAGTACGCCCAAAAGAAAATGGAGGAGTATTATGATGAGGCGCTTGAGATTCTCGGCAGTTTCCCCGATTCGGAATACAAGGAATCTCTAGCGAATTTGGTGAAGTATACGATTTTGAGAAATAAATAG
- a CDS encoding SusD/RagB family nutrient-binding outer membrane lipoprotein gives MKRFIYKLAFCAGLLGATSACTDDFGEVNTDPNVVTKPDLAYLFTHSAFQMGDYKYTEWFYDNYQKIMPWTQMVTPRGGNSVEINTLGPLGNRMSIFYSGVMPNLFEIRRQVSQMTAEEAAKYDKMVAVTYIIQAYHGLRVTDMYGSIPYIEAMQGRYDKNFSPKYDNQQTLYATWLTELDNAIATLKKEGDFLKYGSSDFLYESDWEKWVKMANAMKLRIASRMESADLDKMKEVLAQVASDDVGLFDSEADQFVWDPATNYGGKTNDFRGSPSGGDAFLKFLKRNNDPRLKIFFEKNQFTLEIIKEMKDAGKADLVPSILDYENDPLYRYQGAPPSPDKAQDETLKNLYFKSVKFKDKNYNQLSHINRAFFSPRRDDREGVYTDVLFSYAEVCFMMSEFTLKGYVAGDYKDWYEKGVRASLNTFSDWGAKAKAYDYEEITEDMVNAYLTKSEVALSGNKSEDYEKVVLQAYTNLFRLPTEAYALCRRTGFPKKTSTILPWETLIGGGAEITDIPRRYGLGDPGQFNRDNWVKAMEEQGFSLESGDQTVYSSQRLWWDKNNPELGAGSTL, from the coding sequence ATGAAACGTTTTATATATAAACTGGCTTTTTGTGCCGGACTTTTGGGGGCTACCAGCGCCTGTACGGATGACTTTGGTGAGGTTAATACCGACCCTAATGTGGTAACCAAGCCAGACCTTGCTTATTTGTTCACTCATTCAGCGTTTCAGATGGGTGATTATAAATACACGGAATGGTTCTATGATAATTATCAGAAGATAATGCCGTGGACGCAGATGGTTACACCAAGAGGTGGTAACTCTGTTGAAATTAACACGCTTGGACCTCTGGGGAATAGAATGTCGATATTCTATAGTGGTGTTATGCCAAACCTCTTTGAGATTCGTCGTCAGGTGAGCCAGATGACTGCCGAAGAAGCTGCGAAGTATGACAAAATGGTAGCGGTGACGTATATCATTCAGGCTTATCATGGTTTGCGGGTAACGGATATGTACGGCTCTATCCCTTACATTGAAGCGATGCAGGGGCGTTATGATAAGAACTTCTCTCCGAAGTATGATAACCAGCAGACCTTGTATGCGACTTGGCTTACGGAGCTGGATAACGCTATAGCCACGCTTAAGAAAGAAGGTGATTTCTTGAAATATGGTAGCTCTGACTTTCTTTACGAAAGTGATTGGGAGAAGTGGGTTAAGATGGCTAACGCAATGAAATTGCGTATAGCGTCTCGTATGGAAAGCGCTGATCTGGATAAGATGAAGGAAGTGCTTGCCCAAGTGGCCAGTGATGATGTTGGCCTTTTTGATAGCGAAGCGGATCAGTTTGTATGGGACCCAGCTACGAACTATGGTGGTAAGACTAATGACTTTCGTGGTTCGCCGTCAGGTGGTGATGCTTTCTTGAAGTTCCTCAAAAGGAACAATGACCCTCGTTTGAAGATCTTCTTTGAGAAAAACCAGTTCACTCTGGAGATTATTAAAGAAATGAAAGATGCGGGTAAAGCAGACTTGGTGCCGTCAATTCTTGATTATGAAAATGATCCATTGTATCGTTACCAAGGAGCTCCTCCAAGTCCAGACAAGGCGCAAGATGAGACTTTGAAGAACCTTTACTTCAAAAGTGTTAAGTTTAAGGATAAGAATTACAACCAGCTGTCGCATATTAACAGAGCGTTCTTTTCTCCTCGCAGGGATGATCGTGAAGGTGTGTATACAGATGTTCTGTTCTCTTATGCCGAGGTTTGCTTCATGATGTCCGAATTTACTCTTAAGGGGTATGTTGCTGGTGATTACAAAGACTGGTACGAGAAAGGTGTAAGAGCTTCCCTTAATACTTTCAGTGATTGGGGTGCGAAAGCAAAAGCCTATGACTATGAGGAAATCACCGAGGATATGGTCAATGCCTATTTGACAAAATCGGAAGTGGCTTTGTCTGGAAATAAATCGGAAGATTACGAGAAAGTAGTTCTTCAGGCTTATACCAACCTTTTCCGCTTGCCAACTGAGGCTTACGCTTTGTGTCGTCGTACAGGATTCCCTAAAAAGACGTCTACTATTCTTCCTTGGGAAACTCTCATCGGTGGAGGTGCTGAAATCACCGACATCCCACGTCGTTATGGTTTAGGTGACCCAGGCCAATTCAACCGTGACAATTGGGTGAAGGCTATGGAAGAGCAAGGTTTCAGCTTGGAATCGGGAGACCAGACAGTTTACTCATCTCAGAGACTTTGGTGGGACAAGAACAACCCTGAGCTGGGGGCTGGTTCTACACTCTAA
- a CDS encoding SusC/RagA family TonB-linked outer membrane protein, translated as MFVFLSEQKRAIIPWLLGVFCLLLVNASAFAQDIMVKGKVVDAESKEGLIGVAVAVKGTALGTVTDIEGQFSIKVPSSSAILQFSAIGYAATEENVGNRTFVEVAMTEDVQELEEVVVTAFGLKKEKKRLGYSVTELKGSSISDVQVVNPVDGLQGKVAGVQITQGAGGSFGGSRITIRGNSTLGSNTQPLFVVDGIIMESSTSGGDMWGTSDWGNDLKNLNPDEFESVTVLKGAAAAALYGSRALEGVVIITSKKGKARKGIGVNVSHSSGISQVYDGPDFQNTYGGGFIAGYSGHDDPFDTRQFMTNSDGEPIRDTGASSWGPRMEGQKIREYDGSWGTYSAQPDNFKELYETGRSHNTSVALSGGNEKTTYRAGYSNMIQKGVDPGNNFDRNSLQLSLGRQITDRLRLDVLTNYTKSVAENPPLRKVQRSFIYDYFPRDYDPNKWKDDYKAPHGGLPDTNNGDVSKGPGTSVYWQLYEENRERTEEILRLKAGLTYQINDWLTWTGEGYIDNKYTTYEEKKLGSKINNAGGNYKVENRRREQTFAKTMLTFNKDLNQDWNVAFSVGGESWETKGRWSVSETNGGLIVPGNYTISNSKDKAKTNGGQEENRKFISAYYFGDVAWRNTLFLNFTGRNDWNSTMAYPDNTGNFSFFYPSVSLSWAFTESIEMPSFFTFGKVRASYAEVGNGTRAYLLSDGYKRTDETKYEGTTPAYSYKSNRVFAEDFKPERSKAIEFGADLRFFENRLGVDFTWFKKNTYDQILSLGVPSYSGVSSMMFNAGNIENKGIEIAVNATPLILGDFKWEVNFNYTSLQNKIIELDDDLGITEKSLSGNATYGDRIGTYAIVGGNYGDMMTDAAYKYDDNGNVIVKWHGGAKSPYAARNGERTTVGNIMSDWYGGVTNTFSYKGLSMRVFLDVKMGGDIYSFTQRYGQMNGLFKSSLSYRDAEQGGITWTSSNGKTYEDGYIPKGMVFEAETTINGVNVGGMTVEEAYEKGHIEPIHVSSFNYFLGSWSRGIVEEYVNEASYVALREIVLSYRFPRSITDKLRLNNLNVSLYGRNLGFLYNSLPDNINPEANASNNASDAFEYGATPYVRNYGFKVSFGL; from the coding sequence ATGTTTGTATTTTTATCAGAACAAAAAAGGGCGATCATACCATGGCTTCTTGGTGTGTTTTGTTTGCTCTTAGTGAATGCATCAGCATTTGCCCAGGACATTATGGTTAAGGGTAAGGTTGTTGACGCAGAGTCCAAAGAAGGACTTATCGGGGTGGCCGTGGCGGTAAAGGGAACAGCCTTGGGTACCGTTACGGATATTGAAGGGCAGTTTTCGATTAAGGTTCCTTCTTCATCGGCAATTCTTCAGTTCTCGGCAATTGGCTATGCGGCTACGGAAGAAAACGTAGGTAACCGTACGTTTGTTGAGGTTGCGATGACTGAAGACGTACAAGAGCTTGAGGAGGTTGTGGTTACGGCCTTTGGTCTTAAGAAAGAGAAAAAGCGCTTGGGTTACTCAGTTACAGAGTTGAAAGGCTCAAGCATTTCTGATGTTCAGGTAGTTAACCCTGTTGATGGACTCCAAGGCAAGGTTGCCGGGGTTCAGATTACACAGGGTGCCGGCGGTTCTTTCGGTGGTTCACGTATTACGATTCGTGGTAACTCAACTTTGGGTAGCAATACTCAACCGTTGTTCGTGGTAGATGGAATTATCATGGAGAGCAGTACTAGTGGTGGTGATATGTGGGGTACAAGTGACTGGGGAAATGACCTTAAAAACTTGAACCCTGATGAGTTCGAATCTGTAACAGTTTTGAAAGGTGCTGCTGCGGCCGCTCTTTACGGATCACGTGCTTTGGAAGGTGTTGTGATTATTACATCGAAGAAAGGCAAGGCCCGTAAAGGGATTGGCGTGAACGTTTCTCATTCTTCGGGTATCTCGCAGGTTTACGACGGACCTGATTTTCAAAATACTTACGGAGGTGGATTCATTGCTGGATATAGCGGGCATGATGATCCTTTTGATACTCGTCAGTTTATGACTAATTCAGATGGCGAGCCTATTAGAGATACAGGTGCCTCAAGTTGGGGTCCGAGAATGGAAGGACAGAAGATTCGCGAGTATGATGGGTCTTGGGGGACATACAGTGCTCAACCAGATAACTTCAAGGAATTGTATGAAACTGGACGTTCTCATAATACGAGTGTTGCCTTGAGTGGCGGTAATGAAAAAACTACATACAGAGCGGGTTATTCGAATATGATCCAAAAGGGTGTGGATCCAGGCAATAACTTTGACCGTAATTCATTACAGTTGAGCTTAGGACGTCAGATTACAGATCGTCTTAGATTGGACGTGTTGACCAATTATACAAAATCGGTAGCTGAGAATCCTCCATTGCGTAAAGTGCAGCGTTCGTTTATCTATGATTATTTTCCAAGGGACTATGACCCTAATAAGTGGAAGGATGATTATAAGGCTCCTCACGGCGGTTTGCCTGATACGAATAATGGAGATGTTAGTAAAGGCCCTGGTACATCAGTGTACTGGCAACTTTATGAAGAGAATCGTGAAAGGACAGAAGAGATTCTTCGGTTGAAAGCTGGGTTGACTTACCAGATTAATGATTGGCTTACTTGGACAGGTGAGGGGTACATTGACAATAAGTACACTACCTACGAAGAGAAAAAACTTGGTAGCAAAATCAATAATGCAGGCGGAAATTACAAGGTTGAAAACAGACGCCGTGAGCAGACGTTTGCTAAGACAATGTTGACTTTCAACAAAGACCTTAATCAGGATTGGAATGTTGCGTTTTCTGTTGGTGGTGAATCTTGGGAAACTAAAGGTCGTTGGTCTGTGTCTGAAACCAACGGTGGTTTGATTGTACCAGGCAACTATACAATTTCAAACAGTAAGGATAAAGCAAAAACAAACGGGGGGCAAGAAGAGAACCGTAAGTTCATTTCTGCTTACTACTTTGGCGATGTCGCTTGGAGAAATACACTTTTCTTGAATTTCACAGGTCGTAATGACTGGAATTCTACGATGGCTTACCCAGATAATACTGGTAATTTCAGCTTTTTCTATCCGTCAGTAAGTTTGTCGTGGGCTTTCACTGAAAGCATCGAAATGCCAAGCTTCTTTACTTTCGGAAAAGTTAGAGCTTCTTATGCGGAGGTTGGAAACGGGACTCGTGCTTACTTGCTTAGTGATGGCTATAAGAGGACTGATGAAACGAAGTATGAGGGAACTACACCGGCTTACTCGTATAAGTCGAATAGAGTATTTGCTGAAGACTTTAAGCCTGAGCGTTCTAAAGCGATCGAATTCGGAGCTGACTTGAGATTTTTCGAAAATCGCTTGGGTGTAGACTTTACATGGTTTAAGAAAAATACTTATGACCAGATTTTGAGTCTTGGGGTTCCTAGTTATTCAGGTGTGTCAAGCATGATGTTTAATGCTGGTAATATCGAGAATAAAGGTATCGAGATTGCTGTTAATGCTACCCCGCTTATTCTTGGAGACTTCAAATGGGAAGTTAACTTCAACTACACTAGTCTGCAAAACAAGATTATTGAGTTGGATGACGATTTGGGAATTACTGAAAAGTCGTTGTCTGGTAACGCTACATACGGTGATCGTATAGGTACCTACGCTATCGTAGGAGGTAATTATGGCGATATGATGACTGATGCCGCTTACAAGTATGACGATAACGGTAATGTGATCGTTAAATGGCATGGCGGAGCGAAGTCACCTTATGCTGCTAGAAATGGTGAGCGTACCACAGTTGGTAACATTATGTCCGATTGGTATGGTGGTGTGACAAACACTTTCTCATACAAAGGATTGTCTATGCGAGTTTTCCTTGACGTGAAGATGGGTGGAGACATTTATTCTTTCACACAGCGTTACGGACAAATGAATGGTCTTTTCAAAAGCTCGCTCTCTTATAGAGACGCAGAACAGGGCGGTATCACTTGGACAAGCTCGAACGGTAAAACTTATGAGGACGGATACATTCCTAAAGGCATGGTTTTCGAAGCCGAGACTACAATTAACGGTGTGAACGTAGGTGGCATGACTGTCGAAGAAGCTTACGAGAAAGGACATATCGAACCGATTCACGTTTCTTCTTTCAACTACTTCTTAGGTAGCTGGAGCAGAGGTATTGTTGAAGAGTATGTTAACGAGGCTTCTTACGTTGCGCTTCGTGAGATTGTTCTTTCTTACCGTTTCCCAAGAAGTATTACGGATAAGTTGCGCTTGAATAACTTGAACGTATCGTTGTATGGCAGAAACCTTGGTTTCCTTTATAATTCGTTGCCAGACAATATTAACCCAGAAGCTAACGCTAGTAACAATGCTTCGGATGCGTTTGAGTATGGGGCTACGCCATATGTGCGTAACTATGGATTTAAAGTGAGCTTTGGACTGTAA
- a CDS encoding pseudouridine synthase produces the protein MLEILYKDNDIVAINKPNNLLVHRTPLARGEKQFAMQMLRDQLGQHVYPIHRIDRPTSGVLLFGLNKRITAEIQNLFEEHLTIKKYWLIARGHTPENDEINIPINSEYDETLRDAQTIFKTIARTEIPFQTSKFPTSRYSLVEAQPLTGRTHQIRQHFAKIRHYILGDRRYGDCKQNKLFDEHPGKGLLLHSRSLSFTHPTTKKEVTITAPLRDHFKRSLKFIGLSEYSHENTAEG, from the coding sequence ATGCTGGAAATTCTCTATAAAGACAATGATATAGTGGCAATAAACAAGCCTAATAACCTCCTAGTCCACAGAACACCGCTAGCAAGAGGAGAAAAACAATTTGCCATGCAAATGCTCAGAGACCAACTCGGCCAGCATGTTTATCCAATCCATAGGATTGACCGCCCCACTTCGGGAGTCCTTCTTTTCGGCCTAAACAAACGTATCACCGCTGAGATCCAGAACTTATTTGAGGAACACCTTACGATAAAAAAGTATTGGCTAATAGCAAGAGGGCATACCCCTGAAAATGACGAGATTAACATTCCGATCAACAGTGAGTATGATGAAACCTTAAGGGATGCGCAAACTATTTTCAAGACAATCGCCCGCACCGAAATCCCGTTTCAAACCTCCAAATTCCCGACATCAAGATACTCATTGGTGGAAGCCCAACCGCTTACGGGAAGGACTCATCAGATCAGACAACACTTCGCCAAGATCAGGCACTATATTTTAGGCGATAGACGATACGGTGATTGCAAACAAAACAAGCTGTTTGACGAGCACCCAGGCAAAGGGCTTCTGCTCCACTCTAGAAGTTTGTCATTCACACATCCGACCACAAAAAAAGAGGTGACTATTACAGCCCCTCTCAGAGATCACTTTAAACGCTCTTTAAAATTTATCGGTCTATCCGAATATTCTCACGAAAACACCGCCGAGGGTTAG